In Pseudomonas oryzihabitans, the DNA window TCCAGCTTCTTGAAGGCGCGGTCGACATCCAGCGGGTAGAGCTGGTCGGCCGGCACCCCGTCGGCGCGCAGCGCGATTTCCAGGGTGGGGCGCGGCAGATTGCGTAGCGCGCGAGCACCCGGAAATTTCTTGGTGTTCCAGAAATCGGCCCAGGTCTTGGGCGCGTTCCCGTCATCGAAGGCATCGGTCCGGTAGGCCAGGACCGTGGAATAGCTGATGTAGCCGGCCATGTAGTCGTCTTTCAGCTCGGCGGGCAGCTTGGCCAGGTTGGGAATGAGCTGAGGATCCAGCTTTTCGAACAGACCCTCGGCCTGCCCCCGTACGCAGTCACCGGTGGGCAGGTCGACCACGTCCCAGCTGACGCGACCGCTTTCGACCTGGGTCTTGATGATCGGATAGGCCTTGGGTGAACTGTCCTGCTTCAGCGTCAACCCCAGGTTCCGCGCCGCCGGCTCCAGAATGGCCTTGGCCTGGGCCTCCTGATAGGCACCGCCCTGGGAAACGAAGGTGATCTCTTCAGCGCTGCTGGCGGTCGCCAGACTTGTCAGCCCGAGGGCGACGACCAGCGAGGTGACCTGGTTGCTTAGGTGAGACATGGTCTATCTCCCGTAGTGGCAGAGCTTGAGAATGGCGGAACCTTTGTTATCCCCCGATCGCGCTCAGGATGTTCTCGCCTAAGGTCACTGTAATGATTCTGTTAAATACGAATGCGCTGAAATCTCCGACGCAGGAACGCAATCTCCTGTTTTGCGGGAGGTCGGCGACATGTATTGCTTGGGGAGGCATGGGCGACCTTTGCGGGTATCGGCTTCCTCGGCATGGATACCGCCACGAACGCGCGCGCCACCTCTCGGATCAGATTGGCAGCAACCCCTCGCTCTTGACCTCGTTCAGCACGAAAAAGGTGCGTACCTGGCGCACCCCGGGTAGGGCGATCAGCCGTTCGCTGTGCAGGCGATTGAAGGCGGCGATGTCCTTGACCCTGAGCTTGATGAAGTAGTCGACGTCGCCGGCTACCAGGTAACACTCCAGCACCGGGGGCAGGGCACGTGCGGCCTCTTCGAAGGCTTGGAAGGATTCCGGCGTCGACCTGTCCAGCACCACGCCCACCAGCACCGCGGTTTCCCGTTGCACGGCCTTGGGGTCCACATGGGCCCGGACGCCGGTGATGACGCCGCTGTCGAACAACTTGCGCGTGTGGTTCCAGCAGGCGCTGGGGCTCAGGGATACCTGACGGGCCAGTTCGGCATTGCTCAGGCGCCCGTCCTGCTGCAGGGCTCTCAGGATCTTGCGTTCGACAGGGGTGAGTTCCGCGCTTTCATTCATCGAAAGATTCTCCTTTGTAAGGGGCTTCTGGCTGAAGGGCCTTGCCATTCAGTCAGTTCAGCCAAAAGGAAAGCAGATTTTGGACCGGCTATTCGAAAGCACCTTTTCCAGGGCTTTGCCTAGCATGGAAGGCGACCTTTCATCGCTGGAGCCACCGCCATGTCCCTGGATCTCGAAAAGCGTTTTCCCCGCGTCAAACTCGGCTATTTCCCATCCCCGCTGCACAAGCTGGAGCGGCTGTCGAAGGACCTCGGTATCGACCTCTGGGCCAAGCGCGACGATGTCTCGTCCGGTCTCGCCTATGGCGGCAACAAGGTGCGCAAGCTGGAGTGGCTGGCCGCCGATGCCCTGGCGCAGGGCTGCGACACCCTGGTCTCCATCGGCAATATCCAGTCCAACCACACGCGCCAGGTGGCGGCCGTCGCCGCCGTGCTCGGCCTCAAGTGCCGGTTGGTCCAGGAGGAGTGGACCAAGTGGGACGATCCGGTCTACGACAAGGTCGGCAACATTCTGCTGTCGCGCCTGATGGGCGCCCAGACGCTGCTGGAAGGCGAGGGCTATTCCACCGCGGTGAAGGCGACCTGGGAGCGCGCGCTGGACGAGGTACGTCGCGAAGGCGGCAAGCCCTATGCCATTCCCGCCGGTGCCTCGGACCATCCCCTGGGTGGCCTTGGCTATGCTCATTTCACCGATGAACTGGCTGCCCAGGAACGTGAGCAGGGCATCTTCTTCGATACCGTGGTGACAGCCACCTGTACCGGTTCTACCCAGGGCGGCATGGTGGTGGGCTTTCGCGCCCAGGAGCGGGAACGCCGCCTGATCGGCATCGACACGGCGGCGGACGCCGAGATGACCCGCGCCGCCGTGACCAAGATCGCGCGCAACACCGCCGAGATGATCGGGCTCAAGCAGGAGATCAGGGATGAGGACGTCATCATCGATCCGCGCTTCTGCGGTCCTGACTACGGCTTGCCGGACGCACCTACGGTAGAAGCGATCCGCTACACTGCGCAGATGGAGGGGATGCTCACCGACCCGGTCTACGAGGGCAAATCCATGGCTGGGCTGATCGCCATGGCGCGCAGCGGCGAGATCGCCAAGGGCAGCCGGGTGCTCTATGTTCACCTCGGGGGAGCACCAGCGCTCAACGCCTACCACAACGCCTTCGCCTGAACCCAGGCGACGTCCGGTTATCAGGAGGTCCGGCATGACGATCCAGCCCTGGACAGCGGTAGACGACCTCCGACCGGCCGTGGCGCTGGTCATCCTACATCGCGGCCTCGAACCGGCGGTGACAGTTGAATTACGTACCGGCCTACCGGGTTGCAGCGACCTGCCCGTGTTGCAACTGGAGGACGCTGCCCGTCTGCATGAGGATTGGCTGGCGCGTGGGCCACAAAGCCGGGTCGTGAATCTGCTGTCCCGCCTGGGCAGCGATTGCCTGCTGCTGGTCGTCGAGCCGGAAGGCGCGAGCGAGCTGGAATGGCTGGGATCGGTCGCGGGTCAACGGTTGCAGCATTTCTCGACCGCTACCCCCACGAGCGAACTGATCGCACGGCTGCAACAACTCAGGCGCGAACGCTTGCTGGCGGTGTTACCGCTTTGAACCTGTCCGTCACGCCAGTCGTTCGACCTGTTCGGCAATCAGCGCCTTGATCGCACGCAGACAGCGCAACTCACCGGCGAAGCGGGATCTCAGCTCCGGTCGCGCGCTGGCCAGGACCTGGTTCTCCTGCTCGGTCTGTTCCAGCAGGACTTGAGCTTGTTGCGGCAGGCGCTGACGCAGCCGCTGCAACTGGGCAGCCGCTGGCGAGCGCTTGATACCCAGCGCTTCGGCTGCATCCAGCAGTCGCTCGCGGTCGATGGCCACCAGCCGGTTTTCACCCAGGATTGGCCAGGCGAGGGTGGTTGCGTCCGGCCAACGCTGCTGATCAAAGGCGCGGCTCTCGTATACGGCCGTGCAGAGCAGGTCATAGCAGGGCGCGAGGGCCAGCCCACGGGGTGAGACCAGAAAGCCCAAATTCTTCAGATGGGCATCGGTATTGCCCACCAGCACGTTGAAGGCCAGCCAGTTGAACAGCCGCGTACGGGTCACGGCAGGTGCCACGCACAGCCGGGCCAACTCGGCCAGGCGCTCCAGGCTACCGGCCTGGTACTTGAAGTGACGGTCCAGCCCCAGCACCTGGCAGGCGTCGATGCCATGCTGCCGCTGCCAGCCCCGGGCCGTATGGACCCGGTCGAAGCGCTCGATCAGATAGACCGGTTCGGGTACGTAGCGCCGCTCGACGGCAGGAACGATCAGTCCCACGGTACCCGCCAGGCGCATGGTGAACCACTCGTTGATCACCGAATGAGCGAAGGCCTCGTGAGGGTGATCCGGCTTGAGGATATGGGTCGAGGGCCAGGCCCCCACCGGTTCCTGCAGCCCCTGCTCATCGAGGATCACCGCCAGCTTGTGTTGGGCGCCGGCCAGCGACATGCGTTTGTGCGCTTCATGGGTCAGCGGCAACTGCGGCATGGCGTGGATCCTCCGGGAGAGGTCGGCATCGCTCAGGGGGCGACGATCTCCGGGTGGAAGGTGCTGGCCGTCGGCGAGCAGGGTGAGAGAGCCGGCGGATTCGGCGCCGTACCAGCTCAGGAGCGCGAAGGCATCGGCCGCATCGAGGCGGGCATCCTGGGCGAGTAGGTGTCGCTGGCCTTCTTCGGGAAGCAGGTTGTCGAAGTACCACTGCACCGGCCGCTGCGAGCTGCCGTCGACTATTGGCCCGGACTGCAGGGGGAGCTGCGGGCAGAGTGCGAAGGCCTGCCAATCGGGCTCATATTGGAAGGACCAGATACCGTTCTCGTCCCGTAACCGACCTACCAACCGGTCGTCGATCCAGGCCAGCAGTTCACGCCTCATGGTTTGCGGGCATCTGAGAGGAGATCTACCTCAGGGGGCAGATCCACGATCAGGCGCACGCCTAGGCCTTCGAGCACCTGAAACAGCTTGCCCCACTGAACGCTTTCACCGCCGCGTTCGACCTTGCCAAGGAAGTTTTCGCTGACGCCAAGACTACCCGCGGCATCGTCCTGGCGTAGCGCCTGAGCCTTGCGCGCCTGGCGAACGAGGGGTCCCAGATCGGCGGCATTCTTTAGTATCACTTGCATGATTTATCCTCACGAGCGTGAGGACTATCTTACCGTCGTAGGTTGATTCCATACAATCCTTACGATCGTGAGGATTTTGCTAAGGCCGATAAAGATTTTCTGCTGAATCCTTTCGACCGTGAGGATTTAGTAGCTCGACACGGTCACCTTATCGATCGGAGTGCCGTTTGAACGGACCCGTTCAAATCAGGCTCGACGTCAACGCCGCGCCCCTATCTGCTGGGGCGCGAGAAAAGCACTGTGGAAGTAGCTGCGAAAGGCCTGCATGGCTGGCGTCAGCGGACGCTCCCGGTGCCAGGCCAGGCCCACGCTCATCGGCGTGATGGGCTCCACCAGCGTACGCGTCTCCAGCCGCTTGCCTTCCAGCGACCAAGGGCGATAGACCAGGTCGGAGAGGATGGCCACGCCGCTGCCATTGGCTACCATGCTGCGCACCGCTTCCACTGAACTGGTGCGCAGCAGCACCTGGGGCTCATGACCCGCCTGGCGCCAATAGCGCCTTGCGCTCTGTTCGGCCTCGTCGACGGTAAGCAGGATATAGGGCTCGCGGGCGACGTCGGCCAGGCTGACGTTGGGATGGTCCCGTAGCGGATGGCCGCTGGGTAGCCAGAGGCGGCGCTCGGAGTTGAACAGCGTTTCGGAAACGATGTCCTCGTGGGTCAGGTTGGCGGTGAGCACCACCGCCATGTCGATGCGCTTGTCCAGCAGGGCTTCCTCGATGGCCTGACGCTCCTGCTCGTGGACCGCCACCCGTACTTCGGGATAAAGCTGCGCCAGGCGTTGCAGGTGGTGGGGCAGGAAGTAGCCGATCACCGTGTAGCTGGCGGCGATACGCAGTTCGCCGCTGGCACGGTGGTCGGGCAGGGCGCTGCTCAGGGCGTCATCCACCCCGCGCAGGATGCCGTAGGCATGATTGAGGAAGTGCCGGCCGGCATCGGTCAGCGCCATGCCCTGGGCCGAGCGGACGAACAGACTGGCGCCCAGCAGTCCCTCCAGCTCTTGAATAGCGCTGGTAACAGCCGACTGGGAAATGTTCAGGTGAATGGCCGCCTGGGAGATCTGCCCCAGTTCGGCGGTCGCGGTGAAGTAACGCAGCTGACGCAGGGTAAGGGCCATGGCGATCGTCCTTGGGTATCGATTTTTCCGAACGCTGGACTTTGGATAATAAATCTTCCCAAGGGGGCAGGGCAGTCCTAAGGTCAAGGACAACGCACCGCTGCCAGGAAGACCGCAATGATCGAAGTGGATTTCAATTCCGACATGGGCGAGGGCTTCGGCGCCTGGACGCTGGGCGATGGGGTGGATGACCAACTGCTCGATCTGGTCAGCTCGGCCAACATCGCCACCGGCTTCCATGCCGGTGATCCCAGTCTCATGCAGCGCACCGTGCTACAGGCCAAGACGCGCCAGGTGGCCATCGGTGCCCATCCGGGCTATCGCGATCTGGCGGGCTTCGGTCGCCGTCCGTTGCAGATGCCCGCCGAAGAGCTGGTGGCCGACATCGTCTACCAGCTCGGCGCCCTGCGTGAATTCGCCCGGCTGCATGGCCTGCGGCTACAACACCTCAAGCCCCATGGCGCACTGTTCATGCACCTTGCGCGGGACGAAGTGGCCGCCCGGCTGCTGGTGGAGACGCTGCAGCGCCTGGAGCCCGAGCTGCTGCTCTATTGCCTGCCCAACTCAGCCACCTGGCGTATCGGTCGTGAGCTGGGGCAGCCCCTGGTGCGCGAGTTCTACGCCGACCGGGACTACGATGCCAGCGGCTCCATCGTCCTGGTGCGGCGCATGGGTGCCCTCGATCCCCAGGCGGTGGCAGACCGGGTACTGCGTGCCTGTCAGCAGGGCCGAGTCGCCACGGTGGAGGGGGGCGAGGTCGAGGTGGCCTTCGAATCCATCTGCCTGCACAGCGACACCCCTGGTGCGCTGGGCCTGGCCCAGGCCATTCGTCGGCGGCTGGACGCGGCCGGCATCGCCGTTCGCGCACCCAGCGCCGGCTAGTTCCGCGTTCGACACCGGCGCCTGAGACGCCGGGTCCTTCATCCATTGGCTACGCCTGCCTTTCCGACAACATCGCCTAGAAGAGGAATCGTAATGGCCGAACATTCGGTGCTTTCACCCCTGCCCGGGACGTTCTATCGCAAACCCACGCCCGATGCCGCGCCCTATGTGGATGTCGGCGAAACCGTCACCGCTGGCACCGTGATCGGTCTTGTCGAAGTGATGAAGCAATTCTCGGAGGTCCATGCCGAAGTCGATGGGACCCTGACGGCTTTCGCGGTCGAGGACGGTGATCCGGTCGAGCCGGGTCAACTGCTGGCCACTCTGACCGGAGCGGCCTCGTGAGCTCGGCGGCAGGGGGGATCCGCCGTCTGCTGATCGCCAATCGTGGCGAGATCGCCGTGCGCATCCTGCGCGCCGCCAAGGCCCTGAACATCGAAACCGTACTGGCCTGCAGCGAGGCTGACCAGGATTCGCTGGCAGCTCGGCAGGCCGACGCCGTGGTGGTGATCGGTCCGGCGCGGGCGGATCGCAGTTACCTGAATATCGAGACGCTGCTCGCTGCCCTGCGGGACAGTGGCGCCGATGCGGTCCATCCAGGCTACGGTTTTCTTGCCGAGAACGCCGCCTTCGCCGACGCGGTGGAGGAGGCTGGTGCCATCTTCGTCGGCCCTTCGGGCGACATCATCCGCCGCATGGGCGACAAGGCCGAGGCGCGACGGACCGCCTTGGCCGCTGGTGTCCCCGTGGTACCCGGTTCTGAAACCGAGCCGGTCGATATAGACGCCGCTGTGGTCGCCGCCGAGGTCGTGGGCTACCCCTTGCTGATCAAGGCTTCGGCAGGCGGAGGAGGCCGGGGCATTCGTCTGGCCCGGGATGCCAACGAGCTGGCCCGGGAATTTCCCATCGCCCAGCGCGAGGCCCAGAGCGCCTTTGGCAGCGGCGCCCTCTATCTGGAACGCTTCATCGAGCGTGCCCGCCATATAGAGGTACAGATCCTGGGTGATGGTCAGCGCGCGGTGCATCTGTTCGAACGCGAATGTTCACTGCAGCGCCGTCGCCAGAAACTCATGGAGGAGGCGCCGTCACCGGTTCTGACCGCCGTGCAACGCGAAACCCTCTGTACCAGTGCGGTACGGCTGGCTGAAAGTCTTGGTTATCGCGGCGCAGGCACCCTGGAATACCTGTTCGATGAAGCCAGTGGCGAGTTCTACTTCATCGAGATGAACACCCGTATCCAGGTGGAGCACCCGATCAGCGAGATGGTCACCGGCATCGACCTGGTCCAGGCCATGCTGCGCATCGCCGCGGGCGAACCTCTGGCGCTGCGCCAGGAGGATATCTACCTGCAGGGTGCCGCCATCGAGCTGAGACTCAACGCCGAGGACCCGGCGCGCAATTTCTTTCCCAGTCCCGGGACGGTCGAACGTCTCCAGTGGCCGCGTGGCGCGGGCATCCGCGTCGACAGTCATCTCTACGCAGGGTACCGGGTACCACCGTACTACGATTCGCTGCTGGCCAAGCTCATCGCCCATGGCGCCGACCGTCGCGAGGCGCTGGCCCGTGCGCGTCAGGCGTTGGACGAACTGCGCCTCACCGGCATGGCTACCACCGCGACCCTGCATCGACGCCTGCTGGACGAGCCCTGGGTGATTGAAGCCCGCTTCGATACCGGTACCCTGGAACACTGGCTGGCCGAGGAGATTCCCGCATGACGACCGATATCCGCTACAGCTTCGGCGGCGACGAGCACCTGTTCGTCGAAGTGTCCGAAAGCATGTCCCTGGAAGCCTTTTTCCGCGGCCTGGCCATGACCCGCGCGGTGCAGGAGCTGCAGCTGCCAGGCATCCACGACATCTGCCTGGCCAACGCCTCGTTCCAGATCCGTTTCGATCCCGATGTGCTGCCGCCCGACCAGCTATTGGCGGCGGTCCAGGGTGTAGAAGCCCTGGCAGTAGCCGAGCGCCAACTGGCCACCCGGCTGATCGAGATCCCGGTGCTCTACAACGATCCCTGGACCCACGAGACGCTGATGCGCTTTCGCGATCGCCACCAGGATCCGTCCGCCACGGACTTGGAATATGCGGCCCGCATCAACGGCCTGGCCGATGTCGAGGCCTTTATCGCGGCCCACAGCGGCGCGCCCTGGTTCGTGTCCATGGTGGGCTTCGTGGCCGGACTGCCGTTCATGTTCCAGATGGTGGAGCGCGAGCGCCAGCTGCAGGTACCCAAATACCTGCGGCCACGTACCGATACACCCAAGCAGACCCTCGGTCACGGCGGCTGCTTCGGCTGCATCTATTCGGTACGCGGCGCTGGTGGCTACCAGATGTTCGGCGTGACGCCGGCGCCCATCTACGATCCAGCCCAACGTCTCGACTATCTGCAGGAGCACATGGTGTTCTTCCGGCCCGGCGACATCGTCCGCTTCCGCGCCATCGACCGGGCCGAATACGACCGGATGCTGGCCGAGGTAGAGGAGGGTAGCTTCACCCTGAATATCTGTCCGGTGGACTTTTCCCTGGACGCCTTTCTCGACGATCCCCGTGGCTATCCGCGCACCCTGATGGAGGAGCCGGCATGATCAAGGTACTCAAACCCGGCCTAGCCACCGCGATCCAGGATCTCGGTCGCGAAGGCTACTATCACCTGGGTATCCCGCCGTCCGGCGCCATGGACAGCTATGCCTTGCGCGTCGCCAATCTGCTGGTGGGCAATGCCGCAGGTGCTGCCGCGCTAGAATGCACCTTGCTCGGACCGGAGCTGCAATTCGCCGAAGATGCCCTGGTCGCCCTGAGCGGCGCGCGCATGACGCCACGCCTGGACGGCGCCGAGATGCCCTTGGATGAGGCTTTCACCGTGCGAGCGGGTCAGGTGCTCAAGTTCGATTATCTCAAGGCCGGCGCCCGTGGTTATCTGGCGGTGGCCGGAGGCTTCGACGTGCCCGAGATGCTGGGCAGTCGCTCGACCTATACCTTGGGTGGGCTCGGTGGCTTCCAGGGTAGACGTCTCGCCGCAGGAGACGAACTGACTGTCGGAACCCCGACGACAGGCGCCAAGCCTGGAGCCCGGTTGCCAGGCGATCTGGTGCCGGCTTGCGGTGGCGAGGTGATCCTGCGTGTCGTGCCGGGTCTCTACCATCACCGCCTGACCGCGGACGCGGCCGAAGCCTTTTTCGCCGATACCTGGACAGTAGGCTCCGAAGCCGACCGCATCGGTTATCGCTTCAAGGGCGGCCGACCGCTGGAGTTCACGCCACGCGAGCAGCCCTTTGGGGCCGGCTCGGATCCGTCCAACATCGTCGACAGCTGTTATCCCATTGGGTCGATCCAGGTACCGGCGGGTCTCGAACCCATCGTCCTGCACCGAGACGCCGTGTCGGGTGGCGGCTACGCCATGATTGGCACGGTCATCAGCAGTGACCTGGATCTGATTGGCCAGCTGCAGCCGAATCAGAAGGCACGCTTTGTCGCCGTAACGCTGGAAGATGCATTAGCGGCGCGTCGGGTTTACCAGGAACGTTTGCAGCGCCTGGAGCAGACCTTGGCAGGATGACTGGCGGCAAGCAGCCAGAACGCTCAGCGGTGAACTGAAAGATCCTGAAGACGCGGTCGGTAACCGGCACGTCTTCAGGATCGTCGCTGAACGATCTTGAGTAGAAAAGCTGAGCAGCGATGCGTGCGGGTGATACTGGATGCCGGCGGGAAATTGTTCTGCAGCTGTGTAGAGGTCCAGCGATTCTTCAGCGGCCTGACTAGCGAAGGCAACCTCGCAAGCCAAAGACGGTTTTGTTCGCACCGCGAAGATTCGTCACAAGCTGCAATCGATGCAATGAAAACAAGCTGATCGACAATGTCAGGGTAGGGAAGTCAAAGCCGAGACCGGTCTGGCAGTAAGGGAGAAAGGCAGTGGCTTAATGGATGGCAAAGGGCAGTAGCCAGCACCAGTCCATATTCAATTTAACATAATATACATTATGCGAAGTTGTGGTTATGGAGCGCTGCACCGAGTGTCGGCCTTTTCACGTTGGCTGCTTTCTTCCATTCCCTACGATCCGGCCATTTTGCCTGACATTGCGCCTCCAGGGATTCGGATCGCCGCTTGCCACACACCTGCACCGCAAATTCCGCAGCACTCATTTGTGCAAGACGTCGTCGGCCGCTTTAATCGGATAGCGTCTTTTTGCCGGACCTCGTTGCGGTTGTCGCGCCTCTGCTATGTCACCATGCGCGAACGTCCTGGGCTTCCAACAACTATTTCATCCCGAGGAGTTTTAAATGGCTTATCAAGCCGCATCCGATCGTTATGACCGTATTCCTTACCGCCGTGTCGGCCGCAGCGGTCTCGTGCTGCCGGCGCTGTCCCTGGGTCTGTGGCACAACTTTGGCGACACCACGCCGCTGGATCGCCAACGCGCCTTGCTGCGCACCGCCTTCGACCTGGGCATCAATCACTTCGACCTGGCCAACAATTACGGTCCGCCTTACGGCAGCGCCGAGATCAATTTCGGTCGGCTGCTGCGTGAAGACTTCGCCACCTACCGCGACGAGCTCATCATCTCCAGCAAGGCCGGCTGGGACATGTGGCCCGGCCCCTATGGCCAAGGTGGCGGCTCGCGCAAATACGTCCTGGCCAGTCTGGACCAGAGCCTCAAGCGCCTGGGGCTGGATTACGTCGACATCTTCTATTCCCACCGTTTCGACGAGCACACGCCGCTGGAGGAAACCGCCAGCGCCCTGGCCACGGCGGTCCAGCAAGGCAAGGCGCTCTATATCGGCATCAGCTCCTATTCGGGAACCAAGACCCGCGAAATGGCCAAGCTGCTGGCCGACTGGAAGATCCCGCTGCTGATTCATCAGCCGGCCTACAACCTGCTCAATCGCTGGATCGAAAAGGATCTGCTGGATGCGACCGAGGAAATCGGCAGTGGCGTAATCGCCTTCACGCCGCTGGCCCAGGGGCTGTTGACCGACAAGTACCTCAACGGCGTACCAGCGGAAGCCCGGGTCAACCAGCCCGGTGGCCAGTCACTGCAGCAAGGTCATCTGTCTGCCGAGAACCTGGCCCGGGTCCGTGCCCTGGATGCCATCGCCAAGCGCCGTGGCCAGAGCCTGGCGCAGCTGGCCCTGGCCTGGACCCTGCGCGATCCGCGCGTCACCAGTGCTCTGATCGGTGCCAGTCGGCCTGAGCAGATCGTGGAAAACGTGGCGGCTTTGGACAACCTGGCCTTTACCGCCGAGGAACTGGCCGAGATCGATACCCATGCGGTCGAAGGCGACATCAACCTCTGGGCGAAGCCGTCCAGCGCGGAATAAGCCGCTATCTGGCGTACCTGGCCGTTCGACGATCAGGTACGCCAGCGTCCAGCTTGAGACGCAACCACCCTCACCCGCCCTCGCCCATTCGGCTCACGGCTGGCGTCTGCTCCCGACCAGTGCCCGTCGATACTGGCTCGGCGTCTGTCCCATCTCGTTCCGGAAATGCCGGTTGAAGTTGGACAGATTGGCGTAACCCACCTCGAAGCAGATGGTCGCGATGGACAGCTCCGCCTGCAGCAGCAAACGACAGGCCCGCTGAATACGCAGCTTGCGCGCCAGTTCGATGAAGCCGTGGCCCGTGACCTTCTTGAAAAACCGCGAAAAGCCTGCCTCGCTCATGCCAACGCGCTTGGCGATCACCGGCAGCCGGATATCCTCGGTGAGTTCGCTCAGCAGATAGTCGAACGCCTGATGGACACGTGCGGAACTGCGGGCATCCAGGGCCGGTGCATAACAGGCACTCGCCAAGACCGACATCTCGCTGGTCGGCGCCTTGATCAGCAAGCCAAGCAAGGCGAAGAGCTTGAGCAGCCGCGCGGCGCCCTGTACCTGGCCGATCCCCTCGATCAGTTCGGCGGCCTGCCGGGCCGTGTCACCGCTGAACTCCAGGCCGCGCCTGGCCTGTTCCAGCAAAGGTAGATAGTCGCCAAGCTCGGGAGCCAAGGCGCTCAGCGAGCGCAACAGCTCGCCGTTGAACTGGATGACCACGTCACGACCGGTCAATATCTCACCGGGCGGCAGATCACCAATCCAATCGTGCGGTAGGTCAGGACCGATCATGGCCACGTGGCCGGCCGCGAACGGCCCAACATAGTCGCCGGCCAGTAGCCGTCCGCTACCCTGGCGGATCAGATGGATCTCGTATTCCGGATGGTGATTCCAGCGCGCCAAGGCATAGGGATAGTCGTGCTCGTACCAGCGAAAGCTCTGGTCGGGCGCGGACAGGATCACTTCCAGCTCTGCCGGCCGCGCTTCGAGGAAGGCGGAAGCCTTCATGGTGCCACCTCTGCTTGTTATGGGCCGTTCTATCCTGCCTGAGCCTATCGATGCTTTTTTGATCTGCGACACCTAGGCACTGCCGGTCAAAAAAGTATCGGCACCCGGTCAATGGTCAGTTAGCAAGGGCTTGGGTGCTGCTGTTGTAATCATCTCCAGCCGCCAGGTTGAAATCAAATTTCCATCGGCGACCACGATGCATAACAACAACAAGCTGCCGTTGCGGCAGTCACGGAGAGAAAACCATGAAGCGCCCCTGCGCATTGCTGCTGTTGGCCGGTCTCGGATTGACCGGTGTCGCTCAGGCTGTCGAATCCGTAACCGTTGCCACCGTCAACAACAGCGACATGGTGCGCATGCAGCGTCTGTCACAGGTATTCGAAAAGCAGCATCCCGACATCAAGCTCAATTGGGTAGTGCTCGAAGAGAACGTGTTGCGGCAGCGGCTGACGACCGATATCACCACCGGCGGCGGCCAGTTCGATGTGCTGACCATCGGCACCTACGAAACACCGCTGTGGGGCGCCAAGAACTGGCTGGAGCCGCTCGACAACCTACCGGCCAGCTACGACGTCGAGG includes these proteins:
- a CDS encoding AraC family transcriptional regulator codes for the protein MKASAFLEARPAELEVILSAPDQSFRWYEHDYPYALARWNHHPEYEIHLIRQGSGRLLAGDYVGPFAAGHVAMIGPDLPHDWIGDLPPGEILTGRDVVIQFNGELLRSLSALAPELGDYLPLLEQARRGLEFSGDTARQAAELIEGIGQVQGAARLLKLFALLGLLIKAPTSEMSVLASACYAPALDARSSARVHQAFDYLLSELTEDIRLPVIAKRVGMSEAGFSRFFKKVTGHGFIELARKLRIQRACRLLLQAELSIATICFEVGYANLSNFNRHFRNEMGQTPSQYRRALVGSRRQP
- the mgrA gene encoding L-glyceraldehyde 3-phosphate reductase, coding for MAYQAASDRYDRIPYRRVGRSGLVLPALSLGLWHNFGDTTPLDRQRALLRTAFDLGINHFDLANNYGPPYGSAEINFGRLLREDFATYRDELIISSKAGWDMWPGPYGQGGGSRKYVLASLDQSLKRLGLDYVDIFYSHRFDEHTPLEETASALATAVQQGKALYIGISSYSGTKTREMAKLLADWKIPLLIHQPAYNLLNRWIEKDLLDATEEIGSGVIAFTPLAQGLLTDKYLNGVPAEARVNQPGGQSLQQGHLSAENLARVRALDAIAKRRGQSLAQLALAWTLRDPRVTSALIGASRPEQIVENVAALDNLAFTAEELAEIDTHAVEGDINLWAKPSSAE
- a CDS encoding acetyl-CoA carboxylase biotin carboxylase subunit encodes the protein MRRLLIANRGEIAVRILRAAKALNIETVLACSEADQDSLAARQADAVVVIGPARADRSYLNIETLLAALRDSGADAVHPGYGFLAENAAFADAVEEAGAIFVGPSGDIIRRMGDKAEARRTALAAGVPVVPGSETEPVDIDAAVVAAEVVGYPLLIKASAGGGGRGIRLARDANELAREFPIAQREAQSAFGSGALYLERFIERARHIEVQILGDGQRAVHLFERECSLQRRRQKLMEEAPSPVLTAVQRETLCTSAVRLAESLGYRGAGTLEYLFDEASGEFYFIEMNTRIQVEHPISEMVTGIDLVQAMLRIAAGEPLALRQEDIYLQGAAIELRLNAEDPARNFFPSPGTVERLQWPRGAGIRVDSHLYAGYRVPPYYDSLLAKLIAHGADRREALARARQALDELRLTGMATTATLHRRLLDEPWVIEARFDTGTLEHWLAEEIPA
- a CDS encoding biotin-dependent carboxyltransferase family protein, yielding MIKVLKPGLATAIQDLGREGYYHLGIPPSGAMDSYALRVANLLVGNAAGAAALECTLLGPELQFAEDALVALSGARMTPRLDGAEMPLDEAFTVRAGQVLKFDYLKAGARGYLAVAGGFDVPEMLGSRSTYTLGGLGGFQGRRLAAGDELTVGTPTTGAKPGARLPGDLVPACGGEVILRVVPGLYHHRLTADAAEAFFADTWTVGSEADRIGYRFKGGRPLEFTPREQPFGAGSDPSNIVDSCYPIGSIQVPAGLEPIVLHRDAVSGGGYAMIGTVISSDLDLIGQLQPNQKARFVAVTLEDALAARRVYQERLQRLEQTLAG
- a CDS encoding 5-oxoprolinase subunit B family protein, whose product is MTTDIRYSFGGDEHLFVEVSESMSLEAFFRGLAMTRAVQELQLPGIHDICLANASFQIRFDPDVLPPDQLLAAVQGVEALAVAERQLATRLIEIPVLYNDPWTHETLMRFRDRHQDPSATDLEYAARINGLADVEAFIAAHSGAPWFVSMVGFVAGLPFMFQMVERERQLQVPKYLRPRTDTPKQTLGHGGCFGCIYSVRGAGGYQMFGVTPAPIYDPAQRLDYLQEHMVFFRPGDIVRFRAIDRAEYDRMLAEVEEGSFTLNICPVDFSLDAFLDDPRGYPRTLMEEPA